Below is a window of Arabidopsis thaliana chromosome 2, partial sequence DNA.
AGTCGCTCAAATTAGGCACATCGACGTAATCGGATCCTGAAAAACTAACCCAACCCACTGGGCAGTAACCCCTCTCTCCCAACCGAGAACAGCCAAAAAATTCTTAAGCTATCACGATTCAATCTGACTCGATGGATGCAAAATTGTAGTGGATCTAGAAGCTGGTgactcaaatccaaaacctcTAAACGCGAAATCCACAACAGCCCTCTAAGATCCAAAGCATCTGCAGCTAACCACCGTGCGAACAACGAACCCTCCTTTATCCCCCCAACTTCCGCCGTGGGCGGAGCTCAAGACTAAGGGATGAGCCGGAGCAACTGAAGCAACCCACAACGTCAATAACCGTGTGACAAACGCTGTAGAACTCCCTTCCAACAGACCCGAGCCACATCCACATCGAGGGGAAAACACCACACCACCGTTGACAGAGAATAGATTCAGCCCACTCCTGGACTTTCATTGAGTAGATTTGACCAACGattgaagaacaaagaaaaaacagcgGACTAGATCTAAGAAACGAAACTCTTCCgcaaaagagagagtttcaCGGAAATCGATGCAACGATTGTGCTTTTTTCTAAAGATTTATACTTGCTAGGAAAAACTTCCTACTTGGATATTGCATTAACTACACGATAATAGAAAAAGCACcattttaaaatactataaCTTGATTCGATTACATTTTCAATGGCTTCTTTGTTGgaataattttacaaattattatttttgatattgcttttctgcatgattataataatttgattataatCAACAAACCGTAGAGATATTTTATAGCATATaaatactacaaaattacaaaatatttagacaatgattcataaacttatcataaataagatcagcattaataaaaaattgagtttttttaacGGGACGGGTTGGTGGGACGGGTTcggcaggacgttacttaataacaattgtaaactataaaataaaattattttatagatagattcaatttgcaaacttttatatatactaactttaaaaaagaaattgttcaTACAGTGTATTGggggttaaaatctagttgacttatattaaaataattagcttatcttttgtttaatttattatttttcgacttaattgttgatttttgaagtatgattttctgaaaatcaagttaataatttggttataaaattcaaattaatacttttcataattaaattaaaaagaaacagcttatgtttttctctaatttaagaccaaaacaaagaaacaagaaaaaaaaaccttagTCAGTTTTTGCAACTTACGTTTTATCTCTTCAAAGTGGAATCAATCCTATAAAGTACTATAACGCCCATAAATAGTTTCTAAACATCCTTATGATCACctacatttgattttttaaaactttaaagcTAGAATTGATCTTCTCGTCGCAAGagttttgattgatatattattttaaaaattttgttaattttcttatattttgttttactttttgattCATGGTTTgacaaatttattttggagataaagaataaaactgcaagaaaatgtaattaaaacattttttgcaaaaaaataaaacccaaaaataaattataaataaaaatatcctAAATCTTAActaattgaaagaaaaaaatacttttgataatattttgaaaattcttaattaatataaaatatatccTTATCCAAAGTAGTCTAATAAAATTgtccacaaaaaaaagtatatgttTCACTTCTTTTATTGATTGAACTTTTGGTTAATCTGAATTTTAATTGTAATGGTTGattacttttaaattattaaccATAGTAATGAGAGTCATCATTAACatcattattttaaattttgaccAAACAGAAATAAATTCTAGTATAACAAAAATCTTAACATggattattaaattttattttaaataataattgtaaaaataattatattttttttattttgttttctgaaatttaGTTATTAATAAGGATGGAAaggaaattttcaaaaaaaacattaaggTACATCTCAAATgcttaaaaattaaaaattaaaaaaattaaggttttaaCCCGCGGTTTACCGCGGACAATCAATTTATTTGGTtcttatattaaatatttgaataagtTTGATATcataaacttataaatataaatttctagtGATTAGTGAAGAATCGTAATATATGATTGggatattattgattattgatttcgTGATTGAATATAGTGTTTTTAAGGATGAAATgtgattatattttgatttcaaaaacgACATAGattccttatttttgttgaacggtttagattgaagggaattaattttattgaacggtttagattgaattggatcatataaagtttaggagattgttaagaccaaattacCTTTACTGATTTTgaatagcaaagaacaaaattcaaaattgaagccaaattagacaaaatttcaatttgtacttcccttttaataataaagggATTAAAAATTAATGTGTACATTTCAAATTTCTAATACAATTTAGGGTATATGATCAAATTAATACTTATACTGtattaaggattttttttaaacaaccATCATACAATTTAGTTGTTTAAATCCTCTAGCTTCGACACTACAAGGGTATAGTCAATCAAAGATTTGGGAGGGTTTggtagaaattagaaaatcttGGATTCGTACAGAGTTAAGTGAGGATTTAGAATACTTATGGTggaattgttatttttaattgtaaaaaagaaaatataatttgtgaTTTGGTGAACTTTTAACGAGATAATATTAGGTGATTTGATGAGATTTTTAgcataagaataaaaaattgtgattttaaaaaaaaattgcagacCGCATAGTCAAATCAATAAATCATTCAAAGACTTAAAAGTAATTGGGACAACCATCAATAAGTACCAGGTGTAACTAGCCAATCTAtaacaacacaaaaatttgCCTTTATAATTTTCTCTAGTTTGTGGTAACTTCTTAAATATGTCGTTCGAAAAGACGTTTGACGGTGGTGGAATATTTGATCGAGCTCAAGATAAAAACTTAAGCCTCTCCATCAAcctaatttcaaaaatctagtgttatAAACCTTAAATTTACTTACGACTTTCTTCCAAATCAATACATAAGGTTTTAGAGCTCTTAGTTTTACCTAGTATCAACCAcgaaaatcaaagatatacacataaacaaaacaagattcacTTCCATGCTTGACGACACATAAACCAACTTAAAATAACATCTTAAATTCATTAATTTCACAAAGAAAGCTCTATTTTGGTATTAGCGAAGAAACATCATAATTGAAGATCAAAACCAACCTCACAACAATATGACTTCTAATCGTCGAATGGTTTTGTTCATCaatttgaatctttgtttatATTCCTCGAAAATCGGATTGAAGCTGCTCGAGACTTGTGGAAATGagtcaccaccaccaccaaagaAAATACGCTCTTTTAACTTTAGTCCTTAGACATATTTTAAGGCAAATGGGGACTTTGATTTTAGGATCTCttctattattattgttcAAGGGATCGAGATCGAGGGAGATGAACACGAGGATGAAGAAAGGAAATTGTTtcattagtttagttttgttagcaacatgttttattttttatttcttttagaaaaatacTTGGGTTCACCCCCTACGAGGTGAATTCATTCATTCATCCCCTTTTTATTGACCAATTAGAACTTGACATGtcatatatttaaagaataaataaattaaaatcaataaataaaacaaattatgtaaACAAATTCCGTAGAACtattattaaagaaattattggtttgggtttataaaatagtggttagggtttagattttgtgattaaacgaaattatattttggtttgggttgatgTAAAagtggttagggtttagattttgtgattaaacaaaattaaattttggtttgggttaataaaatagtggttagggtttagattttgtgattaaaacgAAATCATATttcggtttgggttgataaaataGTGGTTAGAGTTcagattttgtgattaaaacgaaattatatttCGGTTTGAGTTGATAAAATagtggttagggtttagattttgtgattaaaacgaaattatatttaggtttgggttgataaaatagtggttagggtttagattttgtgattaagcgaaattatattttggtttgggttgataaaatagtggttacgatttagattttgtgatttagtttatttattctttaaataGATTACATGTCAAATTCTAATTGGTAAATTAAAAGGGGTCAATGAATGGATTCACCCCCTAGGGGGTGAACCCAAGAATTGTTCAAAGGGGTGAATGAATAGATTCACCCCCTAGGGGTGAACCTCTTTCATTAACCCCCTCTtaattaaccaattaaaatttgtCATGTCatctaattaaaataattaatattatctcaataaataaataaatttattaaaacctCTAAACTTatctaattataaaatctaatccttaaccattttttttataaacccaaaccacCATTTAAACTCGTTtacttacaaaatttaaaccctaattttcttttgtaaaccCAAACCACCATTTAAATTCGTTTAATcgtaaaaaaactaaaccctaatcgtaCTTTCGAAATTcaaaccgatatttaaccttgtttaatcataaaatctaaaccataACCATTTCTAATTAACCCAAACCGATacataatttcattttaatggaaaattagattttttaatttaattaagttattatttttattattagatGGCAACTTCTAATTGTTAAAATTAAGGGGGTGAATATAAAGGTTCACCTTTAGGGGTGAACCcatgtatttttcttgttttaatcAAATACCACCTATAGAGGAATGATTGTTAAGTTTTGCTAAAAAGGTATCCAAAGTCTCACCAAATATGttttcacttgttttttttttgtaagttttgttAAGTTTAAATAACAGTGGATTTGATATggtttttgtatattaataaTTGAATAATAAGAGATTTAAAATGATTTGGAATGATTTTGCataaatttcagtttcaataGTATGGAATTTGAGAAGAGAGTTTAAATCACTAATTGAATAACATgtgattttaacaaaaaagcccaaattttccaaaatcatTCTTCCAACACACCCctgtaaatattttcaatggcattgtattttatattttacattttaaaatgtaatttattttgtcGTTCAACTAATacgaaaaatatataaaattgtactctttttctctctttttgacAGTATCATGAACGCAGTTCAATCCATTCAATaaaaagagatagagaaaaaaaaaggatttcaAATCATACTTTAATACAAGAGAAGAATCATTAATCTAAAAAGCACACATTAATTAATGATACAAGCATAAGGGAACGATAGAGGAAAGAATCAAAGGGATAGGATTTGATATGATATATTTGGTAAACCAAGACAGGAAAGATTGGAGCTCTGCCATTCTCTTCTCACTTTTTTCTCCAAAGCATCTGCGTaacccaaaattaaaataattgtttgttATAGAACTAAATTGTAtactataattaaaataattattttatgcACATTGCTAATATCTACTTATAGTAGTACTAGGACACTTGCATGCATATTAATCGAATATGTATCTAAAAAGCTCAACTTTTGGTATGAATAACAAAATTCTCTCAACTTTAAGTTATATACCATGTATCCATTTTCCAAACGTTTCGTTgaactagaaaacaaaattatgttattGCCAAAGAAATTATATTAAACCTAAAACCATATTTGGTTAATATCTACATTTCTTATAGAAGATTGAAATTCTAAGTAATATGAGAGGGAGAATAGCATACCCTTTATAAGTGGAGTGAGTTTATCATATGGAACAAGTGTAGCCCGGAGGTGGATTTTTGCCACAGGTAAGGAGAAGCTGAAGAGCAACAGGGACATAAAGATTGAGGTCAAGAGCTTTGAGCTTGAGGGTAGTGCAGAGACAAGCCGCGGCTTCGACTTCAACGAGGCCTTTAAGTAACGGACAACATTTGTTAACTGCTGGATCCCCAAGCCCTATCTTTACTAAACCTCCCAACAAGTCGACGCAAGCACCTAACTTCAGCGTGTCTATTGGACATGTCGCCTTCCCGCCCCCTGATGGTGGCTTTACGCTCCCTGGCGGTGGAGGACAGTCCTTCCCTCCTGTGGCTGGTGGGGTTGTTCCCGGTGGAAGAATAGGACCTACAATTGGCAAAGGCGGCAATGGCAGATTGGGACCTACCACTGGAGGTATGGGTAGCCCTGAAATCGGAGGAAGGGGTAGCTTAGGGACGGTCACTGGAGGAACGGGTAGCTTAGGTACAGTTACCGGGGGAACGGGTAGCTTAGGGACTGTCACTGGAGGAACGGGTAGCTTGGGGACGGTCACTGGAGGAACGGGTAGCTTGGGGACGGTCACAGGAGGAACGGGTAGCTTAGGTACAGTCACTGGTGGAACGGGTAGCTTAGGGATGGTCACAGGAGGAACGGGTAGCTTAGGGACGGTCACCGGAGGGACTGGTAGCTTAGGGACGGTCACCGGAGGAACTGGTAGCTTAGGGACGGTCACCGGAGGAACTGGTAGCTTAGGGGCTTTAGGGGAGTGCTTTCCGCCCTTCCGTGGGTTGCAAGAGCCGCATGCGAGAGAATGTTGGGGGAGATAGATAATGCAAATGAGGAAGaggcaaagagagagagatgagagttTGGAGGAGTCCATGTTGAGTAGAGTGGATGGTGTAACTATACGAAAGAgtatatgaatatatagagggaaaatgagaagaagaattcacGTGAAGATGGGGGCTACTTCTGCAATAAGAAGAGACGCCCCAAAATAAGCATGGTTGGCAATTATCATAAGAATACAAGATTTCCTTGATGACCCATCGCTATATATCATCACATGTCGACCACacttttttcacttttttttttctaagtgCCTCTTGTTCTTGGGTTAACTACAACTTTTAACAACGTGTAACTTCAGTTTCAACAGTACAGTACATTTAACTTGTAGGAATTGTAATGAATCAACTTAGCGAGACTAGGTCATTATGAGATATCATCAATACTAAATAACATTTTGATGATGTAAACACTCTAGGAAAAGCAGATAATATAGTATCATATGGTTTTCGCTTTAGTGTGTGGCTTCATAAGCATCTCCATGCATGAGTCGACTGCTAAGGAACATATAGATCTGCACCATAGTGAAGACGGCTTAGTCTATTCAAAACACTAATGTTGTGCCTTTCGAGGACCTCCCGAGACTCGAATTCGAATGCACTCTCCAAAGGTATTATGTTAGGGAAAAAACCttattaaaccaaatatgTTACTGTTTAACCCATACACgaaaattagatatataaatgttgAACAAATAGCATATAGTTATATCCAATATATACGTACATGAGAGGTAAAGAAGACAGCAAGACTGACATGTGAAATTCGGGATacacttttgttgtttggtgATTTTGTTACGTAGTGTCATTAAAGAAACGATCATGTGTGCGTggaccatcttcttctttttaccgCTCATTTCCCTTTTTACCATATCTACTACAAAAGAGTCCGAACTGACCATTTAATGAACGAGTACCATTCAATTCATAAACTCCCCGTATCAATCTAACTGACACTGTAAAAGTTATaatgttaatatataaaaataatatggtTATTTAGCATGaataataactttttataATTGAGAGTATGTCTAGCTAACATTGGTGATTGGTGCTtacataaatcatatttttcaaacCACTTAACAAGAACTTTAC
It encodes the following:
- a CDS encoding uncharacterized protein (unknown protein; FUNCTIONS IN: molecular_function unknown; INVOLVED IN: biological_process unknown; LOCATED IN: cellular_component unknown; Has 30201 Blast hits to 17322 proteins in 780 species: Archae - 12; Bacteria - 1396; Metazoa - 17338; Fungi - 3422; Plants - 5037; Viruses - 0; Other Eukaryotes - 2996 (source: NCBI BLink).); the encoded protein is MKVQEWAESILCQRWCGVFPSMWMWLGSVGREFYSVCHTVIDVVGCFSCSGSSLSLELRPRRKLGG
- a CDS encoding Bifunctional inhibitor/lipid-transfer protein/seed storage 2S albumin superfamily protein (Bifunctional inhibitor/lipid-transfer protein/seed storage 2S albumin superfamily protein; FUNCTIONS IN: lipid binding; INVOLVED IN: lipid transport; LOCATED IN: chloroplast thylakoid membrane, apoplast, chloroplast, membrane; EXPRESSED IN: 21 plant structures; EXPRESSED DURING: 13 growth stages; CONTAINS InterPro DOMAIN/s: Bifunctional inhibitor/plant lipid transfer protein/seed storage (InterPro:IPR016140), Plant lipid transfer protein/seed storage/trypsin-alpha amylase inhibitor (InterPro:IPR003612), Plant lipid transfer protein/hydrophobic protein, helical domain (InterPro:IPR013770); BEST Arabidopsis thaliana protein match is: Bifunctional inhibitor/lipid-transfer protein/seed storage 2S albumin superfamily protein (TAIR:AT3G22142.1); Has 46369 Blast hits to 18572 proteins in 1334 species: Archae - 186; Bacteria - 10981; Metazoa - 15875; Fungi - 3500; Plants - 7556; Viruses - 1597; Other Eukaryotes - 6674 (source: NCBI BLink).), with protein sequence MDSSKLSSLSLCLFLICIIYLPQHSLACGSCNPRKGGKHSPKAPKLPVPPVTVPKLPVPPVTVPKLPVPPVTVPKLPVPPVTIPKLPVPPVTVPKLPVPPVTVPKLPVPPVTVPKLPVPPVTVPKLPVPPVTVPKLPVPPVTVPKLPLPPISGLPIPPVVGPNLPLPPLPIVGPILPPGTTPPATGGKDCPPPPGSVKPPSGGGKATCPIDTLKLGACVDLLGGLVKIGLGDPAVNKCCPLLKGLVEVEAAACLCTTLKLKALDLNLYVPVALQLLLTCGKNPPPGYTCSI